DNA from Candidatus Marinimicrobia bacterium CG08_land_8_20_14_0_20_45_22:
ATCGGAAGCATCTGCGTTATCCTTTCTGTTTTTCCAGTCGTTCTTTGACTAATTTCAGCGTTGCGAATGTTCCTCTTTCACTTTCTTCCAAAGAATCCTCAATGAATTTAATGGAATTTTGATAATCTGGGATAACAATTTTTTCGAGCGCATTCGTTCGACGAACGGTTTTACGAACTTCTTGGGCGAGTCTCAACAAAGAGACACGCAATTCAGCCAACTTTGCCATATCCGATAAAATCTTTTTAAAACGTTGTATCGCTTCATCGATCCAGAATGAAGTTGCTCCAGGGCTATAATAAGGCGACTCATCGATGAATTCCACATCGACTTTTGGGATGGCAACGCCCATGACTTTTAGTATATGGATATCAATATCAGATTGAATTCGAATCGCACTCGCCAGTGATTTTACTTCATTCTTTCCCATCGTCAGCACAGCTTTTTGAAGGGCGTCAAACGCGCGTCTAAATTCCTGCTCCATTTTATTGTGAGCTTCGATTGTATCGTCAACTAACGCCATCAATTCGACAACCAAAACCTGCCGTTTTTGTTCAAGCAGATCGTAACCTTCCTGCGAAAATGTCAAATCGCGTTTCAATCGCAGAAGATTACTTTTGGTCGGAACGATCTTAGTTGTCGGCATAAGGATTGGTCATTCGTTTTGATTTATTGTTCGAGCTATGATAATATTTGTCCGCTTCATCGTCGCTGACTCTATGAAGTTCCTCGCGTGGAAGAATAGAAAGTATTTTCCAACCAATGTCCAAAGTATCTTCTATTGACCTCTCTTCATCCTCTTTTTGAGAGAGAAATTGAGATTCGAATGCCTCACCGAATTTAAGATAAGTGTTATCCAATGGCGTCAATTCTTCCTCGCCGATAACCGAAGCGAGAGATCGGACGTCTTTCACCTTTGCGTAGGCGGCGAATAATTGACTGGCAAGATGCGCATGGTCTTCGCGCGTCATCCCGGGTCCAATGCCGTCTTTCATCAATCGGGAAAGCGACGGAAGCACCGAAATGGGCGGATAAATTCCTTTCTGAAATAAGTCGCGTTCCAAGACGATTTGCCCTTCCGTGATATAACCAGTCAGATCGGGAATCGGATGCGAAATATCATCATTCGGCATTGAAAGAATCGGAACCTGTGTGATCGAGCCGGTTGCGTTTTCGACGATTCCAGCGCGTTCGTACAAACTCGAAAGATCCGAGTACAAGTAGCCCGGATAACTTTTTCGGGATGGAATTTCACCTCGGGCAATCGAAATCTCTCTCAGCGCTTCACAGTAATTCGTAATGTCCGTCAGAATAACGAGAACATGCATATTTTCCTTGAAAGCAAGATACTCCGCCATTGTCAATGCGGTGCGCGGCGTTATCAACCGTTCAACCGACGGCGCATCGGCTAATGACAGAAACAGAACAACATTTTCCAGGA
Protein-coding regions in this window:
- a CDS encoding V-type ATP synthase subunit B (produces ATP from ADP in the presence of a proton gradient across the membrane; the B subunit is part of the catalytic core of the ATP synthase complex), whose amino-acid sequence is MNNKQTEDLTKFREYQGIQQVVGPLVFVENIHNVGYNELVEIKTDHGEKRIGQVLEANDHAAVIQVFEGTSGLTLAETTVRFKGEPLRLPVSKEMLGRVFDGLGRPIDGSPEPIAEERWDVNGAPINPTARTYPTKFIQTGISAIDGMMTLVRGQKLPIFSGPGISHNRVTAQIVRQAKIVGEDVSFAIVFAAMGVKHDVARYFIDNFKETGVLENVVLFLSLADAPSVERLITPRTALTMAEYLAFKENMHVLVILTDITNYCEALREISIARGEIPSRKSYPGYLYSDLSSLYERAGIVENATGSITQVPILSMPNDDISHPIPDLTGYITEGQIVLERDLFQKGIYPPISVLPSLSRLMKDGIGPGMTREDHAHLASQLFAAYAKVKDVRSLASVIGEEELTPLDNTYLKFGEAFESQFLSQKEDEERSIEDTLDIGWKILSILPREELHRVSDDEADKYYHSSNNKSKRMTNPYADN
- a CDS encoding V-type ATP synthase subunit D, which encodes MPTTKIVPTKSNLLRLKRDLTFSQEGYDLLEQKRQVLVVELMALVDDTIEAHNKMEQEFRRAFDALQKAVLTMGKNEVKSLASAIRIQSDIDIHILKVMGVAIPKVDVEFIDESPYYSPGATSFWIDEAIQRFKKILSDMAKLAELRVSLLRLAQEVRKTVRRTNALEKIVIPDYQNSIKFIEDSLEESERGTFATLKLVKERLEKQKG